Part of the Kwoniella shivajii chromosome 1, complete sequence genome, CCAATTATACGAAGATGGAACTCCACTATCTCTTTGGGTAAGTGCTCTCTCCCTCCACTTTTCCTACACGAAATGATATCGACAAATGCGACATACTTTGTGCAGAACCAAATTGCTAATTCTTAATTCCAATATGATAGCTGCTTCGATTATCATCATTAGTAGTCTGGGGAATatgcttcttcatcgccaTAGCCACGTTCAAAGGATACGCTTCATTCAAATACACAAATCCAGTCGGATTATTCGTAACGTATTTGGTATTCCCCGCTGTATGTGCAGTGGTTTATTTCGTATCTCAATTTTTATTGGTAGTCAGAACACTCGATGATCGATGGGTAAGCACaatcatctatcattctGTTTTTCCAAGGTTtttgaaagctgattcataCCTCGTGTAGGTCATTGGTGATCTTGTCTTCATGGCTGGATTCTTCGTTTGCGGTGTCGTCTTGTTGTTCGCTGTTAGCGTTACCATCTGCGACAAAGTCAACCACTATGTGGACGGCGGTGAGCAGGTCAACCAAAAATCTATTGGGATACCCATACTGATTGAATAATATTCagttttcttcttctctgtcGCCATGTTATTGACAGTAATGATGATTTACAAATACTGGGATTGTGAGTGACATCCAGCTGCAGGCATTTTTCCGTACAGGATTATCAGCTAATACATCAACCTATTAGCGATTACCAAAGAAGACCTCGAATTCTCAGTCGGATCCAAAGCTGCCGTTTGGGAAGTCAAGGATCCTCTTATGGCTGTGAGTATACAGATGATTTGCTGCTAATTTGCGAGATTCATATATTGATAACATTCGAAATAGGGTGGAAGCGAATACtatcctgaagatgatgccCAGTCATCTTACAGAGGTGCAGGAGGTTCACTCGTAGGGGGCATGGGTGGCAACAACTATTATGGTAACTATCCTGCTCAAAATTACGGTCAACA contains:
- a CDS encoding chitin synthase export chaperone, with product MSHAFKFGSFDYFCEHAALVVCPLLGSSQGTMPTCYSRNVQLGSQIIFQPATCFVHIAALGMTAIMLFHVRSKYTAVGRKEIVTFFYMYMFVELLAIFLDSAIIPTAHAVYPWFTAVYAGSIAALYWCILVNGFVGFQLYEDGTPLSLWLLRLSSLVVWGICFFIAIATFKGYASFKYTNPVGLFVTYLVFPAVCAVVYFVSQFLLVVRTLDDRWVIGDLVFMAGFFVCGVVLLFAVSVTICDKVNHYVDGVFFFSVAMLLTVMMIYKYWDSITKEDLEFSVGSKAAVWEVKDPLMAGGSEYYPEDDAQSSYRGAGGSLVGGMGGNNYYGNYPAQNYGQQQYNQSGGGGGGYSGGVGQYNGNQYPAGHY